The Nocardia arthritidis genome has a window encoding:
- a CDS encoding DUF5313 family protein: MNTPTIGQRIAYDLGRELPAELHEWVIHDLVGHGAMERYLVRFLVPIIPLLALVLLLPGPLPLKVGMFVMMLVPLIVFTVALGYVWRRWRMVQHGLDPNWIDHNKIRERDRVRYQAQYGHR, translated from the coding sequence ATGAATACTCCCACCATAGGGCAGCGGATCGCATACGATCTGGGCCGCGAGCTCCCGGCGGAGCTGCACGAGTGGGTCATCCACGACCTCGTCGGGCACGGGGCCATGGAGCGCTATCTCGTCCGGTTCCTCGTGCCCATCATCCCGTTACTCGCGCTGGTCCTGCTGCTGCCGGGCCCGCTGCCGCTCAAGGTCGGCATGTTCGTGATGATGCTCGTCCCGCTGATCGTCTTCACCGTCGCACTCGGCTACGTGTGGCGGCGCTGGCGCATGGTTCAGCACGGACTCGATCCGAATTGGATCGACCACAACAAGATTCGCGAACGCGATCGGGTCCGCTATCAGGCCCAGTACGGACACAGATAG
- the rraA gene encoding ribonuclease E activity regulator RraA — MTENANVVATADLADEIGPDIRSCDTQFIQFGGREVFSGRIVTIRCFQDNLLVKQTLSEPGAGKVLVVDGGASVHTALVGDIIAGRGVSNGWAGVIVNGAVRDSAILRTLDIGIKALGTNPRKSTQTGTGDKDVPVEFGGVTFVPGDMLYSDHDGVVVRAED; from the coding sequence GTGACCGAAAACGCGAACGTTGTCGCCACCGCCGATCTGGCCGATGAGATCGGCCCCGACATCCGCAGCTGCGATACGCAGTTCATTCAGTTCGGCGGCCGCGAGGTATTCTCCGGACGCATCGTCACCATCCGCTGTTTCCAGGACAACCTCCTGGTCAAGCAGACGCTGAGCGAGCCGGGCGCGGGCAAGGTGCTCGTCGTCGACGGCGGTGCCAGCGTGCACACCGCCCTGGTCGGCGACATCATCGCCGGACGCGGGGTGTCCAATGGCTGGGCAGGCGTCATCGTCAACGGCGCGGTCCGCGATTCGGCGATTCTGCGCACGCTCGATATCGGCATCAAGGCGCTCGGCACCAACCCGCGCAAGAGCACCCAGACCGGAACGGGCGACAAGGATGTGCCCGTCGAATTCGGCGGCGTCACCTTCGTACCCGGCGACATGCTCTACAGCGACCACGACGGTGTCGTGGTGCGCGCGGAGGATTAA
- a CDS encoding YcnI family protein codes for MNLSLSRALCAPVAAAGLMLLGAGTAAAHVTVDAPGAKQGGYAVATFKVPDESDTASTTSLNVTIPNMKSARPEPIPGWSVKVDKNDKSEITGITWTADAGSTGIAPGQFQRFVVSLGPLPKQDKLTFPAKQTYSDGKVVTWDQPMGPNGSEPEHPVPSLTLTSTPVSSDALVSSTSVTTSADHHSTDTTARWLGGIGLALGLLGFALGLGSVIRNRRS; via the coding sequence ATGAACCTCTCGCTTTCGCGCGCCCTGTGCGCGCCCGTCGCCGCCGCGGGCCTGATGCTGCTCGGCGCCGGGACGGCCGCCGCGCACGTCACGGTCGACGCGCCGGGCGCCAAACAGGGCGGCTACGCGGTGGCCACCTTCAAGGTGCCCGACGAATCCGACACCGCGAGCACAACCTCGCTCAACGTCACCATTCCGAATATGAAAAGCGCACGGCCGGAACCGATTCCGGGCTGGTCGGTGAAGGTCGACAAGAACGACAAGTCGGAGATCACCGGCATCACCTGGACCGCCGACGCGGGCTCCACCGGTATTGCGCCCGGCCAGTTCCAGCGCTTCGTCGTCTCGCTCGGCCCGCTGCCCAAGCAGGACAAACTCACCTTCCCGGCCAAGCAGACCTACAGCGACGGCAAGGTGGTCACTTGGGATCAGCCCATGGGCCCCAACGGATCCGAGCCCGAACATCCGGTGCCGTCGCTGACGCTGACCTCGACCCCGGTGTCGAGCGATGCGTTGGTGTCGTCCACCAGTGTCACGACATCCGCCGACCACCACTCCACCGACACCACCGCCCGCTGGCTCGGCGGCATCGGCCTTGCGCTCGGCCTGCTCGGCTTCGCGCTCGGGCTCGGCTCGGTGATCCGGAACAGGCGATCATGA
- a CDS encoding CopD family protein, whose protein sequence is MKEVPQRRWLAPAGSALLLVIPSGLCGVGLAWLLTRPAGLPAESVVRVIADGVGATVLGLAALPRLHERLRPAWRPLAVLAGLWCGAEFGVLVCSAAEVVGVPVRRLGATEFGTYLLHLSGGQIGIAILVGTGAAAGYSALAFRRPDSASTDLVLVFAAVALALRPITGHMSQQPFGSVLGAVHALAAAAWFGLLMALALVVRTRGEWAVTLPRYSAVALPLVLTVALTGILNGLIKIHGLPPLVTTGYGRILLAKTLVLLGLLALGWWWRRDWVPRATDHRMAAEDSLRRAVVEVTVMAVAFGLAATLAVTA, encoded by the coding sequence GTGAAAGAGGTTCCGCAGCGCCGGTGGCTCGCGCCGGCGGGATCGGCGCTGCTGCTGGTGATTCCGTCGGGACTGTGCGGGGTCGGGTTGGCCTGGTTGCTGACCCGCCCGGCGGGGCTGCCCGCCGAATCCGTCGTCCGGGTGATCGCCGACGGCGTGGGCGCGACGGTGCTCGGCCTTGCCGCGCTGCCGCGGCTGCACGAGCGGCTGCGACCCGCATGGCGACCGCTGGCCGTACTCGCCGGGCTCTGGTGCGGCGCCGAATTCGGGGTGCTGGTCTGCTCGGCTGCCGAGGTGGTCGGGGTCCCGGTGCGGCGGCTCGGCGCCACCGAATTCGGCACGTACCTGCTGCATCTGAGCGGCGGGCAGATCGGGATCGCCATACTGGTCGGCACCGGTGCGGCGGCCGGATATTCGGCGCTGGCGTTCCGGCGGCCGGACAGCGCGTCGACCGATCTGGTGCTGGTGTTCGCGGCGGTCGCGTTGGCGCTGCGGCCGATCACCGGGCATATGTCGCAGCAGCCGTTCGGTTCGGTGCTCGGCGCGGTGCACGCGCTGGCCGCCGCGGCCTGGTTCGGCCTGCTGATGGCGTTGGCGCTGGTGGTGCGCACCCGCGGCGAATGGGCGGTGACGCTGCCCAGATATTCGGCGGTGGCGCTGCCGCTGGTGCTCACCGTCGCGCTCACCGGAATCCTCAACGGGCTCATCAAGATTCACGGCCTCCCTCCCCTGGTGACCACCGGCTACGGGCGCATCCTGCTCGCGAAAACCCTTGTGCTGCTCGGCCTGCTGGCCCTCGGCTGGTGGTGGCGGCGCGACTGGGTGCCGAGGGCGACCGATCACCGGATGGCCGCCGAGGACTCGCTGCGCCGGGCCGTCGTCGAGGTGACGGTGATGGCGGTGGCGTTCGGGCTGGCCGCGACATTGGCCGTCACGGCCTGA
- a CDS encoding copper resistance CopC family protein, with the protein MTTVKRLLTLAVTGLFLLGFGIGAAGLAAAHSTPTGSVPADGSTVDTGPARASVSFNEALQTSFPSLTVVGPDGNLWSKGSPTVDGNTISIEVGELGPAGQYTIAYRVTSADGHPVKGTRTFTLSKPGNGTPGPKADAKSGSDDDSSGGIPLWVFIVGAVVLFGGGLAFALLAGRSRKPKQG; encoded by the coding sequence ATGACCACCGTGAAACGACTGCTGACGCTCGCCGTCACGGGCCTGTTCCTGCTCGGCTTCGGGATCGGCGCGGCCGGGCTGGCCGCGGCGCATTCGACGCCGACCGGCAGCGTGCCCGCGGACGGGTCGACCGTCGACACCGGCCCGGCGCGGGCCAGCGTCAGCTTCAACGAGGCGCTGCAGACCAGCTTTCCGTCGCTGACCGTCGTCGGCCCGGATGGCAACCTGTGGTCCAAGGGCAGCCCGACCGTCGATGGGAACACCATCAGCATCGAGGTCGGCGAGCTGGGTCCGGCCGGTCAGTACACCATCGCCTACCGGGTGACCTCCGCCGACGGCCATCCGGTGAAGGGCACCAGGACCTTCACCCTGAGCAAACCGGGCAACGGCACGCCGGGGCCGAAAGCCGACGCGAAGTCCGGCTCCGATGACGACAGCTCCGGCGGAATCCCGCTGTGGGTCTTCATCGTCGGCGCGGTGGTGCTGTTCGGCGGCGGTCTGGCGTTCGCGCTGCTGGCCGGGCGGAGCCGAAAGCCGAAGCAGGGCTAG
- a CDS encoding DUF6474 family protein produces MGLFTKRKRRPSRRAEAKALKHKAGLEAKLTAKNDRKAKRAEARTNRKVAKQQIATLQAEEKAALKAAAKAERDPFSASQVKKYLGVARVLVPVLAPLAYRAATFIRGRIDTRRAHQLGIGIDQLGDFSGHGAKLQARIANTEAALGKIGEQGTEKGDAQKFVTAAKERLNSLTAAVQTAEQMPTPRRRAVHASISNELSGLEADVLARLGVR; encoded by the coding sequence ATGGGGTTGTTCACGAAGCGCAAGCGGCGCCCGAGCCGCAGGGCCGAGGCGAAAGCCCTCAAGCACAAGGCCGGGCTGGAGGCCAAACTCACCGCGAAGAACGATCGCAAGGCCAAGCGCGCCGAGGCGCGGACCAACCGCAAGGTCGCCAAGCAGCAGATCGCCACCCTGCAGGCGGAGGAGAAGGCCGCGCTGAAGGCGGCGGCCAAGGCCGAGCGGGATCCGTTCAGCGCGAGCCAGGTGAAGAAGTATCTCGGCGTGGCGCGGGTGCTGGTCCCGGTGCTCGCGCCGCTGGCCTACCGGGCGGCGACGTTCATTCGCGGCCGGATCGATACCCGGCGGGCGCATCAGCTCGGCATCGGCATCGACCAGCTCGGCGATTTCAGCGGGCACGGCGCCAAATTGCAGGCGCGCATCGCCAATACCGAAGCGGCCCTTGGCAAAATCGGCGAGCAGGGCACGGAAAAGGGCGACGCGCAGAAGTTCGTCACCGCCGCCAAGGAACGGCTGAACAGCCTGACCGCCGCGGTGCAGACCGCCGAGCAGATGCCGACACCGCGGCGGCGCGCCGTGCACGCCTCGATCTCGAACGAGTTGTCGGGTCTAGAGGCGGATGTGCTCGCGCGCCTCGGCGTGCGCTGA
- a CDS encoding TM0106 family RecB-like putative nuclease produces MYSGIDDRDGRGDNGGTDERSAAVELAPTAYIDARSLIGCRHRLHLNATHPDLLADVTEDAGVRQRREAAAAHRSRVRDSLIGADPDGWVVIDPMLRAADRAAATMLACVEGAHRIWGGLLPQEPDTGRRGGSEILLRDLDRGGYIPVIVVNHKVTDPRQPEPADFHPLTSDPYHWDPQPDPHRKLRQQPRDQQRLAHLYRMLQRHGLASPALVGGVIGYHFDRILVHDLGPVLADYDRRYADRIAVVRGEAPTVPSKVPECRQCPWWNRSVEGPSCEGWLTEHHDVSLVAPGSRAEVLRGHGVETIEDLAAWSAPDPDDWQHGPFGEAVVTARAWLAGAPLVRRVRPITVQRADVEVDVDLESFQEYGAYLWGTLLDGVYRPFVTWDPLPTEDEGRSFGEFWTWLMTVRAQAATAGKTFAAYCYSRTAEDKWLYESARRFAGRPGVPTVDQVRAFVDGPEWVDMFQAVSDQFICPNGKGLKKIAPVAGFAWRDPEAGGEASMSWYRQAVGYDGPPDLGQRTRLLEYNEDDVRATRVLREWMSERADAEVPALADFGPGAPAEVPPSVR; encoded by the coding sequence GTGTATTCGGGTATTGATGACCGGGATGGTCGCGGCGACAACGGCGGAACCGACGAACGTTCGGCCGCCGTCGAACTCGCGCCGACGGCATACATCGATGCCCGCTCGCTGATCGGCTGCCGGCACCGCCTGCACCTGAACGCGACGCATCCGGACCTGCTCGCCGATGTCACGGAGGATGCGGGCGTGCGGCAGCGGCGCGAGGCCGCCGCGGCCCATCGGTCCCGGGTGCGCGATTCGCTCATCGGCGCCGATCCGGACGGCTGGGTGGTGATCGACCCGATGCTGCGCGCCGCGGACCGAGCCGCGGCCACCATGCTCGCGTGTGTCGAAGGGGCGCACCGCATTTGGGGCGGACTGCTGCCGCAGGAGCCGGATACCGGCCGTCGCGGCGGTTCGGAGATCCTGCTGCGCGACCTCGACCGCGGCGGATACATCCCGGTGATCGTGGTGAACCACAAGGTGACCGATCCGCGTCAGCCGGAACCGGCCGACTTCCACCCGCTCACCTCCGATCCGTATCACTGGGATCCACAACCGGATCCGCATCGCAAACTGCGGCAGCAGCCGCGCGATCAGCAGCGCCTCGCACACCTGTACCGGATGCTGCAGCGGCACGGCCTGGCCAGTCCGGCGCTGGTCGGCGGCGTCATCGGCTACCACTTCGACCGCATCCTGGTGCACGATCTCGGCCCCGTGCTCGCCGACTACGACCGCCGCTACGCGGACCGGATCGCGGTGGTGCGCGGCGAGGCGCCGACGGTTCCGTCGAAGGTGCCCGAATGCCGCCAGTGCCCGTGGTGGAACCGCAGCGTCGAGGGCCCGAGCTGCGAGGGCTGGCTCACCGAACACCACGATGTCAGCCTGGTCGCGCCCGGTTCGCGGGCCGAGGTGCTGCGCGGGCACGGCGTCGAGACCATCGAGGATCTGGCCGCGTGGTCCGCACCCGATCCCGACGACTGGCAGCACGGCCCGTTCGGCGAGGCGGTGGTCACCGCGCGCGCCTGGCTGGCGGGCGCGCCGCTGGTGCGCCGGGTGCGGCCGATCACGGTGCAGCGCGCCGACGTCGAGGTCGATGTCGATCTCGAGAGCTTCCAGGAGTACGGCGCCTACCTGTGGGGCACGCTGCTCGACGGGGTGTACCGCCCCTTCGTCACCTGGGATCCGCTGCCCACCGAGGACGAGGGCCGCTCCTTCGGCGAGTTCTGGACCTGGTTGATGACGGTGCGCGCGCAGGCCGCCACCGCGGGGAAAACCTTTGCGGCGTACTGCTATTCGCGCACCGCAGAGGACAAGTGGCTGTACGAGTCGGCCCGCAGGTTCGCCGGCCGCCCCGGCGTGCCCACCGTCGATCAGGTGCGCGCGTTCGTCGACGGGCCGGAGTGGGTGGATATGTTCCAGGCCGTCTCCGATCAGTTCATCTGCCCGAATGGCAAGGGGCTCAAGAAGATCGCCCCGGTGGCCGGATTCGCCTGGCGCGATCCGGAGGCAGGCGGCGAGGCGTCGATGAGCTGGTACCGCCAGGCTGTCGGCTACGACGGCCCGCCCGATCTGGGCCAGCGCACCCGGCTGCTCGAATACAACGAGGACGATGTGCGCGCCACCCGGGTGCTGCGCGAATGGATGAGCGAGCGGGCCGATGCCGAGGTGCCCGCGCTCGCCGATTTCGGACCGGGAGCGCCCGCCGAGGTTCCGCCCTCGGTCCGGTAG